The window AATTCTTGCTATCCGTTTGGTATTTTCGGTTAAAGTCGCGGTTGTTGGCGCTATTCAATAAATCTCTAAATTCCGTTATTTCTGTTCTGTCGTTATTACGGTTGTTTATGCTAACATCATAGCTGGCATTAAGTGATTTAAACCGCTGTTTCCAATTGTTGTAGTTTTGGTAGTTGTAACTTGCCCTGAAAGTGAAATCGGTATTGGTATAGTTACTTTGCCCCATGCTGTTGTTGGTACTGGTAAGCTGCCGGGCATTATTCTGTGCACTTCTGATATTTGAATTACTATTATCCCCTTTTTCTGTATTGAATGATTCACTCAAATCTAAGCGATGACTTTTTTGGTAATAATTGTAGATTGAATTAAAGCGGTGCCTGTCGCTGGTATTGGATGAAGTGGTATTGCTGTTCGCGTAAAGCTGGTTATTATCGGCAATGGTAGTGATGGTTTGCGCATCGCCTATGTTTGATGATTCGAGGTTTTTAAAATAATAATCGGCCGTTATCGAACTTTTATTGTTCCAATCTTTACTATCGGGCTTAAAATTGTAGGTCATCTGCGCTCCGGCTACATTACCTTTATTCAATCCGCTTTGCCTGAAATCCGATTGGTATTCAACCGAGGTGCCAACACCTTTGTAAGTACTGTTTCTGATCAGCGTATTAATATCATTGGGAATCTTATTGATATCGTTTGATGCCCCGATGACGGATAGCTGGAGCTTGGGGGTACTAAAGTTTAAATTGCCATCAAACTGGTAATGCTTGTCCGTCCCATAGCCGGCACTTATTTTGCCGAAGTAGGATCGGTCTTTCCCTTTCTTTAATTTTAAGTTGGCCACCAGGTTGCTGTCTAGTGGTTTATCTCTATCAGCGGTATTGAAAATCTGTATCTTCTCTAAAGCATTTTTTGGGATGTTTTGCAAAGCGATTTTATTGTCGCCACCAAAAAATTGTTTTCCGTTAACGGTAAGTTGCTTCACCTCCCGGCCATTAACCGTAATAATACCATCACCCCAAACGGTGATGTTCGGTACTTTTTTCAAAAGGTCTTCTACCGTAGCATTGGTATCGAGCTTAAATGCAATGGCATTAATTTCTAAAGTATCGTTATTGTACGAGATAGGAGGCACAGTAACGGTTACCTCTTGCAAGTTCACATCCTGCGGGTTAATGATAACGTTTTTAAGGTCGAGCACAGTTTGTCCCTTGGGAATAGTAATGTTTTTTTGGATAGTTTGGTAACCAACGTTGCTAATATCCAGTCGTAATGGCTTATCGATTGGCAGGTTACTAAATTTGAACTCGCCATAATTGTTACTTAGCTGATAATTGATTACGGTATTATCGGCCTTGTAAATAGAAACTGTAGCAGCTTTAAGCACATAATTGTGCACCGTATCTCTTACTATACCTTTAATAGTGCCCGTGGGCGCTGGGGTTGCGGTTTGGGCAAAAGAATAACCTGTTCCTAAGCAAAAAATGCTTAAAAGGAATAAAAAATGAGCGCGCATGATTTTAGATTTGCTTCGGTTTTAAGATGATAATTACAGGATTGCTTTTTCGGTCGCCGGTTTTAAAATATTTTTCGAGCAGGGGCGGATACTGGGTTGTTTTACCGGCACTACGCTCTTTAAAAGTAAACATGGCCAATGCAGAGTAACTGGTATAAAACCTTTTATCTTCATAGGCTAAGAATCCACGGTTTTCGAAATCGTAGGTAAAACCTGAATCAGTTACTGGTAGGAAACTCGAAAGACTATCTGGCTCTAAATCCTGGAAAGATAACAACTCAGTTGTTTTGGTGTTATAAATCAGGCTTTTCTTCTGGTCTTTATCCCAAAAAATGTTTGATAGTTTCAGGTAAAGCTGATCGCCAATTAAATAACTGCTGCCAATACCATGAATCATTTTCTTGTTTTTTTCGAAGTATTCGAACCTTTTTTTAACATAAGCGGGATTGGTGATAAAATCTTTAGGCAGGGTGTTTATGGCCGGAAAAATAAATTTATAAGCCAGTTCCATTTTTTTTGCATTGAGCTTGTACAACCGGTAATCGTAATATCTGGTGTAAAAGGCCTCGTTGTCATTGTATTTGGTTATTGGATTGTCGCCATACCAATCGTCTCTTTCGAAAAACTTATCGTCGATTTTAAAGTAGCCCACGGTATCTTTCTTTTTTTTGTCGATGGTAACAAGCGAATATCGGGTACTGTCTTTACCTTTTTTGATATAGGTATAAGGCCTGAGCACAACATCGCTATTGGCGAAAGATAATTTTGGTGAGTAATAATTGAAGTTTTTAACTTTTTTTACAAAGTTGCCTTCCAGGGTAAAATACTGTACATTGTTTGGGGTGTAAACGGCAATGTATTCGGTATTTCCTTCTGTTACCATTGTAAAACCATGTGTTACCGCTTTTTCCTTATCGGCCTTTTCTGTTTGCAGCTTGGAGGCATCGATTTTTGTGAGGTATTTTCCTTCATTGGTAAAAACCAGGACTGCGCGGGTGTCATAATCGTAAATTAAAAATTTATTGCCGGCAATTTTAAGTTCAGCAATATTGCCGAACAAACTTTCTTTGGTGGTTTCCAGCGGAACAAATTTAACTTCGTCGAAAATCTGTGAAACTGCGGCTCCGCGTGCACTTTGCGGGTCGATTCGTAAGGTTACAACATGCGAGCTGTCAATTACTCCTTCTTGCGAAAAAGCTGTGAGGGAAGAAAGGCAGGTTAATGCCAGTAAGCATAAGTTATGCTTGAAGCGTTTCATAAGTGTGTTTAGATTTGGTGTGCCGCAATTGCGGTTAACAATAATAACTATAAAATAAGTTTGCTACAACTCAGGAGTTTAGATTTAACATTTTTTAAGGGTTAAAAAATGCAGATTAATAATATGGTTTGTTTTTTAGTTCGCTAATTGTTAGTGTATTATAGACTTGGTGTAAATAATCACGCAAACGTTTGCCTGAATTTAAGTGCCAGAGGCATTGGTTTTATTGGCTGATTATTTGATTTTGTATTTTACCAAACGATTTTTGTTAAAAAAGCATTATACTGGATTATATTGCAGGGAGTTTACTAAGCGATTAATAAAAATGTTTTTGTTTGAGTAGCGCTGACATTAAAATTTATTCGTCTCGTTGCCAAATCAATCGTTTGTGCATTGTTTTGAAGAAATGAGCGTACTTTATTTAATAGATTCAAAAAAGTATTCCGTAAAAATTAACCCTCTCCGCATGCCAGCAAAATTTACTAGTATTCTTTGCCTGTTGTTTTTTTGTTTAACGGGTTGCTTGGCTCAAAACGCTAATGCACAAAGCGTTGCTGCACAGTCAGGCACGACCAATTTTCAGGAGCGGGTACATCTACATATGGATAAATCATTTTACTTACCTGGTGATACCATATGGTTTAAGGCTTATGTGGTTGATGAAGCCAATCTCCCTTCGAAAGCCAGCGGAACGCTTTATGTTGACCTGATTAATGAAAAGGATTCACTCCTTAACGGATTTACACTTCCTTTACTCAATGGGGTATCCTTTGGTAATGCTCCAATCGATATTAAAAGTAGCAAAGGCCTATATCGCCTTCGTGCCTATACCAGAATTATGGATAATATTACACCTGTTTCGTTTTTCGATCAGGTAATTAAAATAGGTGATGTTGAGCAAATTAAAAACCAAATAACTGCTATACAAGATATTGATGTTCGTTTCCTGCCTGAAGGAGGAAACCTTTTAATGGGGCTGCCTTCAAGGATTGCCTATAAGGCAGTAAGCAGAAATGGCCGTGGAGTAAACATAACAGGGAGAGTGCTAAACAGTAAAGAAACTGAAATGTGCCTGATTCAGGATACTTATCAGGGGATGGGGTCTTTTTTCTTTACTCCTGAAGAAGGAATTACCTATAAAGCGATTGTTAAAGTTAACGGAGCTGAAAGAGCAATTGATTTACCACTCGCTCAATCCAGCGGCTATACACTTGCTGTTTCACAGCGCGATACGAGCGAGCTGGTTATTAAATCGATGTGTACCAAAGATTTGATAGGTAAGGGAGAATTAAAGTTAAGTGTACATAAGAACGGAGTTGAATTACTGAGTATTCCTTTTGTTATGGATAGCCAGATGGCAAGAATAACCGTCCCGGCGGCGAAATTACCCCAAGGAATTGTGCAAATTTCGTTGTTGGCAGCTAAGGGGCAGCCGCTGTGTGAGCGGCTAGCCTTTATTGGCCAGGGGAGAAATAATGATGTGATAAAGCAGAACGGGCTTGCTACCGAATATCCAAAAAGAGGCGAAACCAAACTCGAATTGCAAACTATGGTTGATGGTGGGCCTGTAACAAATGGTTCATTTTCGGTTGCCGTTACCAATAGTGAGGTAAGTATACCAAACCTCGATAATGAGAGCCATATCTTAGCAGATTTATTACTTTCTCCGGATCTTAAAGGGCATATCGAAAACCCAAACCGCTATTTTATGGATAGCTCCGATTCGACAAGGATGCATTTAGATAACCTGATGTTAACCCAGGGCTGGCGAAAAATAAGCTGGCAGAAAAAATATAACCCTGAAAAAACGATTCAGATTACAGGTAAGGTAACTGATAAGAAAGGGGCTGTATCAGCCGCCAATGTTACCCTAATGCGTACCGGTAAAGCGTTAGGGCTAGAGCAGACGGTTACCGACAGTTTGGGGAGGTTCTCATTCGATTTGGTGTACATGGGGTTGGGGAATTTCGTAGTTCAGGCTAAAAGTGATAAATCCAAATGGTTAGCAGTTAAACTCGATTCGCTGCCAGCAATACCCATTTCGCCAAATAGCTTTACCAAAAACTATTTTAAGGATACTTTATCTTTTTTTTCAAAAGAAGTAATGCAGAAAAATACCCAGAAATACCTGAAACAAGAAGGCATAAAACTGAAAGAAGTAGAAATAAAAGGAAGTAGAAAGCTAGACTACAACCCCTCAAGAGAACCAATTAATTCTGGGCATGTTTTTCAGGTAATTTTACAAAAGGACCTGATTCATGTTGAAGATATTATGGATTACCTGGCGCGGCACCTGGGAGGTAATGGTGTTATTGCTATGAATGATTATGGGGTAATGAAACCCATGTACCCACTCTACATTAAAGGAATGAATACAATTAAAATGATGCCAATATCAGTCAGCATAAATGACTTTCCTGTAGATGAATATTTTGACCTTTCAGCATTACCTGTTAAGGAGATAGAAAAAATACAGGTGTATTTGCTTGGTTCTCCGCCACATCCATCCATAATGACCATTTCGATGAAGGATAAAAACATCCTATATCAGAATTTTAGAAAAGGAACACCACCTGGTACGGCTTATTTGAAACAGGAGGGCTATACCATAAGCAAGGCATTTTATGAGGTAAAGTATCCATTGAAAAAGCAAAGTAATGAGGAGGATTTGAGAACAACACTATACTGGGCACCTAACCTAATTCCCGATAAAAATGGTAAAATAAGTGTAAGTTATTTTAATGGAGATTTAACTGGCAAGCACCGGGTTGTACTTGAAGGCTTTGATGGGCAGGGAAACCTTTTCAGGAAAGAATGGAGTTATAATGTTGTAGAATAATTTAAACCGTTATTTGAATATTTCATGTCACATTTTTTGATGTTCTTTAGGTTAAGGTGATTTTGCTTCTTTATAAACCGATTTTTAGTGTTGTTTTTTACCTCTCCACAACCACATTAAAAAGCCGGTTACGGGCAGTGAGGCGGCAATTAGTCCCGCAATAAAAGCAATTATTTTCCCCAAAATTCCCATTACGCTTCCGGTGTGCAAATCATAGTTTAAGCTTTTAATCTGATCGCTTAGCGACAGGGTTTCAAAGGTTTTTCCTTGTAAGAGCAGCTTGCCGCTATAACGGTCGAAACGATACTGTATGCGCTGGTGTATTTTGTCGGGATCGAGGTAAGCCGATACATTTACAGTACCACTTTTGGCTGCGGGAATATTGATGAGGTAATACGCGGCCCTGGTGTTAAAAGAAACAACTTTCGATAAGATCTGGTTATTTGATGCCGCTACCGTGGTTCGCTTGGTATCAGAGGTCAATTTTGTTTTCTTTTCTGCAACCAGATCAAACGACCACATCAGGCCGGTAAGGGCAATAATCAACAGGGCAATAAAGGCATAAAAGCCGAAAACCTGATGCAAATCGTAGTTCAAACGTTTCTTTTTGGTATTCCATTTAACTTTAAACTTTGCCTTTAGCACGTTTGCTTTCCATTTGGTTGGCCACCAAAGTACTATGCCCGATAATAACAGGAAAACAAAACAGACAACCGACCAACGGATAATAAAATGGCCAACCTTATCGCCCAGTAAAAGCGTGCGGTGCAGCGATAAAACAACGTTGAAAAACTCGCAGTTGGCATCCTCATGAAAAACCACACGCGCAGTGTAAGGATCTACATAAACTTTCTCGAAATATACGCCAGATTTTAACGACCTGAACATATAGCTGCGGTTCGGAGCAGTCTGGATTTCTACCCTCGAGATTTTTTTCTTGCTCCCCAGTTTAGCCTGAGCTACATTAAGTAACTCATCAAAAGATTTTGGTTTTGCACCAGCAGGCACTTCAACGTACAAACGGTCGCGGTAAAGCACTGCTTTAAGCTCATCAGCGAAAGCGTATATAGAACCGGTAATGCCCAATATAAACACCACCAGCCCGGAGCAGAGTCCGAGCCAGAGATGTAATTGATAGAGCGCTTTTTTAAAATTTATACGAAACATTGGCTACAAAAGCTCGTGGCATTTGGGCAGTTAAGGTACCCTGGCCTGTAAAATATAATTGATTGCTCAGGTTATCAACCTTGATTCCTAAACGATATTTCCCCGTATCATAGAAAGCCGTAGCATTAATCATTACATAAGACGGAAGCGTGAATATGCCGGTTGCCAACGCATTTGAAGTAAGGTGATCGCCTACATAATTGGTGCCCAGGCCAAGCCCAAGGCCTTTAAGGTTACCAACTGGTAGTTTATAGCTAATCCAGCTATTGATCAGTGTTGCTGGCCCTGCCGAGGCTGGTCTTCTTCCTTCAAGGGCAGCCGTAGCTTTGGTAAGCTTACTGTCGTTGTAGCTATAACCGGCAATAATGTTTAAACCTGGCAGCGGGTTGGTAATCAGTTCGAGTTCTACACCTTTACTGCGCTGGGTTCCGTTTTGTACGGTAATGTTATAATTAACCCCGTTAACCATTAAATCTTCTGGTCGGGTCAGGTTTTCAACCTTGATGTGGTATACACTAGCGGTAAAGCTCAGTTTTCCGTTAAAAAGATCGGCTTTTACACCACCTTCAAACTGGTTGGCATGTTGTGGTTTAAAAGTACCCGAAACACCAGCACCTTCAGGCTGGGTTACCGGGGCAACATTGGCAAAGCCATTCATGTAATTTCCAAATACCGACACCTGATCTTTAATGATGTGATATACCAACCCCAGCTTTGGCGAAACAGCTGTTTGCATATACTGGCTGTTTACTACAATCGTGTTGGTCGCCTGGTTTAGGGTTCCTTTATTTTGAAAACGATCCACACGTAAACTTAACATGGCCAGTAAACGGTCGGTAATGTTCAGTACATCAGAAGCATAAACGCTATAAATGTAGCTTTTGGTGGTGTTTTTAGTCGGCGCTGCGGTACTTGCTGCAAGTCTGGCTTCAACGGCCGATTTAGAAATTTTAACATAATTGGCATCTGATGGATTCAGTCCGCTTACATTATCGAACACAATATAGGGCGAATTGTCGTTGTTAATGGTTTGACTCAGGTAATCGAGACCAACTACCAACCTGTTTCTTAATCCTAACACTTTAAAGTCGCCAATAAAGTTCTGCTGGATATCGCTTGCAGTATTCGTTGAATTTTGAAGACTAATATTACGTTCGAGCATCTCATCGCTGGTTGCGCCTCTAATAAACTGGTATTGATAGAACCCGTCTGATTTTCGGGAGTTGTTGGAGTAAATAGTTTGCGAACGCCAGTTTTCAGAAATTTTATAATTGGCCTGAGCTTTAATATTTACTGTTGGGTTTTTCATAGTCAGATCGTTAGATGAATAAGATCTTTTCCAGTCAAAATTTAGTTCTTGTGGGGTTGTAGCTATAAATTTTCTTACCCGGTTTAAAAAGATTACAGATGGGCTGGTAGCCTCGGTTTGTAAAAAGCCGGCATTCAGGCTAAGGGTTAACCTGTCATTTGCACGGTATTCAACCGATGGAGCGAAAAATGTTGATCTTCTGAAACCTGCATCCTGAAAACTGCCTTGATATTGGTATGCGGCATTCATTCTAAACAAAAGTTTAGAACTTTTTTTGGCTGGGCCGTAAACATCGGCGGTTAATCTGTTTAATCCGAAACTACCGGTTAAGTAATTAATTTCGCCACCTGCCGTATCAATAGGTTTTTTGGTTACAATGTTAATCAACCCGCCGAAAGAAATAACAGCTCCGCCAAAAAGAGTTCCTGATGGGCCTTTAATCAGCTCTACCCGCTCAATGTTAGAAGGATCGATTTCGCCATTGGTTTGCGCTGGGAGTCCATCTACCAAAGCTGCTTCGGTTCTAAAACCGCGCATGCTGTAATAAGAAGCACCATCAGTATTGATACCACGCGATCCCTGGATTTTATACACGCCCGGCGAGTTTTTAAGTGCGTAACTAAAATCGGTAATCATTTGTTCGTTTAACAAGGTTTTTGGAATGGTAGTATAAACCTGTGGATTATCGAGATTAGCTAAAGGCATTTTAGCTGCTGTGGTGGTCTTTTTTACCGAAAAACGGTTGGTTTCACCACCATTAATTACCACTTCATCCAGTTGCGAATTACTTTCTCTTAGGGTAAAATTTTCTCTTAGGTTGGCATCGCCCTCTACAGTAATTTCTTTCGATTGACTTTCCAGGCCAATATAACTTACTGATAGGGTATGCCTGCCGG is drawn from Pedobacter sp. HDW13 and contains these coding sequences:
- a CDS encoding TonB-dependent receptor, producing the protein MNFKPILVGCVLLLCCLLFNTGYAQNTPVTISPRTLKVKAVMEQLEKKAGLNFIYSGLSAELDKTITLSPSANTVSEVLTELSKKSGLAFTASGKDVTIKIQLRGEVRGKVTTAEGKPAQFVTVSIDRTRNTVVDADGNYRIKDVPAGRHTLSVSYIGLESQSKEITVEGDANLRENFTLRESNSQLDEVVINGGETNRFSVKKTTTAAKMPLANLDNPQVYTTIPKTLLNEQMITDFSYALKNSPGVYKIQGSRGINTDGASYYSMRGFRTEAALVDGLPAQTNGEIDPSNIERVELIKGPSGTLFGGAVISFGGLINIVTKKPIDTAGGEINYLTGSFGLNRLTADVYGPAKKSSKLLFRMNAAYQYQGSFQDAGFRRSTFFAPSVEYRANDRLTLSLNAGFLQTEATSPSVIFLNRVRKFIATTPQELNFDWKRSYSSNDLTMKNPTVNIKAQANYKISENWRSQTIYSNNSRKSDGFYQYQFIRGATSDEMLERNISLQNSTNTASDIQQNFIGDFKVLGLRNRLVVGLDYLSQTINNDNSPYIVFDNVSGLNPSDANYVKISKSAVEARLAASTAAPTKNTTKSYIYSVYASDVLNITDRLLAMLSLRVDRFQNKGTLNQATNTIVVNSQYMQTAVSPKLGLVYHIIKDQVSVFGNYMNGFANVAPVTQPEGAGVSGTFKPQHANQFEGGVKADLFNGKLSFTASVYHIKVENLTRPEDLMVNGVNYNITVQNGTQRSKGVELELITNPLPGLNIIAGYSYNDSKLTKATAALEGRRPASAGPATLINSWISYKLPVGNLKGLGLGLGTNYVGDHLTSNALATGIFTLPSYVMINATAFYDTGKYRLGIKVDNLSNQLYFTGQGTLTAQMPRAFVANVSYKF
- a CDS encoding 6-bladed beta-propeller, whose product is MKRFKHNLCLLALTCLSSLTAFSQEGVIDSSHVVTLRIDPQSARGAAVSQIFDEVKFVPLETTKESLFGNIAELKIAGNKFLIYDYDTRAVLVFTNEGKYLTKIDASKLQTEKADKEKAVTHGFTMVTEGNTEYIAVYTPNNVQYFTLEGNFVKKVKNFNYYSPKLSFANSDVVLRPYTYIKKGKDSTRYSLVTIDKKKKDTVGYFKIDDKFFERDDWYGDNPITKYNDNEAFYTRYYDYRLYKLNAKKMELAYKFIFPAINTLPKDFITNPAYVKKRFEYFEKNKKMIHGIGSSYLIGDQLYLKLSNIFWDKDQKKSLIYNTKTTELLSFQDLEPDSLSSFLPVTDSGFTYDFENRGFLAYEDKRFYTSYSALAMFTFKERSAGKTTQYPPLLEKYFKTGDRKSNPVIIILKPKQI
- a CDS encoding carboxypeptidase regulatory-like domain-containing protein, which encodes MRAHFLFLLSIFCLGTGYSFAQTATPAPTGTIKGIVRDTVHNYVLKAATVSIYKADNTVINYQLSNNYGEFKFSNLPIDKPLRLDISNVGYQTIQKNITIPKGQTVLDLKNVIINPQDVNLQEVTVTVPPISYNNDTLEINAIAFKLDTNATVEDLLKKVPNITVWGDGIITVNGREVKQLTVNGKQFFGGDNKIALQNIPKNALEKIQIFNTADRDKPLDSNLVANLKLKKGKDRSYFGKISAGYGTDKHYQFDGNLNFSTPKLQLSVIGASNDINKIPNDINTLIRNSTYKGVGTSVEYQSDFRQSGLNKGNVAGAQMTYNFKPDSKDWNNKSSITADYYFKNLESSNIGDAQTITTIADNNQLYANSNTTSSNTSDRHRFNSIYNYYQKSHRLDLSESFNTEKGDNSNSNIRSAQNNARQLTSTNNSMGQSNYTNTDFTFRASYNYQNYNNWKQRFKSLNASYDVSINNRNNDRTEITEFRDLLNSANNRDFNRKYQTDSKNLSQTMILGLPNLKSIFFGNANLSGFDAEITGKLALTNSEEHNFIEDFVNGNYKQNNYLSNNLKTNVTDFTPGISLSKSFSKNLSNRYYKSLSIKITAAQQVINQNNTSDRSFQNLRRTYRNFVPVVSVSASNYQIGTYQESLNLSYRTQVNIPTLHQLAPLTDSTNLYNLQRGNLNLKEELNRSININFYHYDMKSKNTLNFNINGSAGIVDNDIVDSTFIDQQNRRTVYLTNANGNRYANLSGNIRKSFKLKTSELQLGFNTSFNFSKNPTYTNTLFNFSNNFSTNNSLQTTYTYKDKLAFEATQGIVTSVAKQSALGTIYKNITLTTSFSGNYNFTKKFSLSSNINFNNNNPSVGETINFAIWNANATYRFTKGNNAEVKFSALDLLRQNKSVFNYASVNSFTTSTKNVLQQYFMVTLSYYPRKFGTNAPKK
- a CDS encoding carboxypeptidase-like regulatory domain-containing protein → MAQNANAQSVAAQSGTTNFQERVHLHMDKSFYLPGDTIWFKAYVVDEANLPSKASGTLYVDLINEKDSLLNGFTLPLLNGVSFGNAPIDIKSSKGLYRLRAYTRIMDNITPVSFFDQVIKIGDVEQIKNQITAIQDIDVRFLPEGGNLLMGLPSRIAYKAVSRNGRGVNITGRVLNSKETEMCLIQDTYQGMGSFFFTPEEGITYKAIVKVNGAERAIDLPLAQSSGYTLAVSQRDTSELVIKSMCTKDLIGKGELKLSVHKNGVELLSIPFVMDSQMARITVPAAKLPQGIVQISLLAAKGQPLCERLAFIGQGRNNDVIKQNGLATEYPKRGETKLELQTMVDGGPVTNGSFSVAVTNSEVSIPNLDNESHILADLLLSPDLKGHIENPNRYFMDSSDSTRMHLDNLMLTQGWRKISWQKKYNPEKTIQITGKVTDKKGAVSAANVTLMRTGKALGLEQTVTDSLGRFSFDLVYMGLGNFVVQAKSDKSKWLAVKLDSLPAIPISPNSFTKNYFKDTLSFFSKEVMQKNTQKYLKQEGIKLKEVEIKGSRKLDYNPSREPINSGHVFQVILQKDLIHVEDIMDYLARHLGGNGVIAMNDYGVMKPMYPLYIKGMNTIKMMPISVSINDFPVDEYFDLSALPVKEIEKIQVYLLGSPPHPSIMTISMKDKNILYQNFRKGTPPGTAYLKQEGYTISKAFYEVKYPLKKQSNEEDLRTTLYWAPNLIPDKNGKISVSYFNGDLTGKHRVVLEGFDGQGNLFRKEWSYNVVE
- a CDS encoding PepSY domain-containing protein, whose protein sequence is MFRINFKKALYQLHLWLGLCSGLVVFILGITGSIYAFADELKAVLYRDRLYVEVPAGAKPKSFDELLNVAQAKLGSKKKISRVEIQTAPNRSYMFRSLKSGVYFEKVYVDPYTARVVFHEDANCEFFNVVLSLHRTLLLGDKVGHFIIRWSVVCFVFLLLSGIVLWWPTKWKANVLKAKFKVKWNTKKKRLNYDLHQVFGFYAFIALLIIALTGLMWSFDLVAEKKTKLTSDTKRTTVAASNNQILSKVVSFNTRAAYYLINIPAAKSGTVNVSAYLDPDKIHQRIQYRFDRYSGKLLLQGKTFETLSLSDQIKSLNYDLHTGSVMGILGKIIAFIAGLIAASLPVTGFLMWLWRGKKQH